One genomic window of Numida meleagris isolate 19003 breed g44 Domestic line chromosome 1, NumMel1.0, whole genome shotgun sequence includes the following:
- the IL10RB gene encoding interleukin-10 receptor subunit beta, producing the protein MAAALRGALWGCLLLCVSGIVPKPQNARINSVNFRSILLWDPPGVHKGNITYTVQSRSIFPKQNFNDVTTNLSVTECDVSSLSVYGTYVLRVRAEWEDERSNWAVVRFKPMADTIIGPPNVNVKSESGTLHVDFTGPVADHEHDKWSLKQYYGSWNYRILYWKKGSNKKVIHIDTKHNSEILSQLEPWTIYCIQVQAVIPEWNKTGELSEELCEQTTHNGVTPVWIVVTVLLGSMLAVIISVPVCFFSFWYLYRFTKHVFCPSYIFPQHLKEFLSKPPSGSQFFSPVPQEEHHFHDWLTVISEEPKSQSDETVEEARETTERHQDSEQQVSDSEIPPPLERD; encoded by the exons ATGGCAGCGGCCCTGCGGGGCGCCCtctggggctgcctgctgctgtgcg TGTCTGGAATAGTGCCCAAGCCCCAAAACGCAAGGATAAATTCAGTAAATTTTCGAAGCATTTTACTGTGGGACCCACCTGGGGTTCACAAAGGCAATATAACTTACACTGTCCAGTCCAGAAG CATTTTCCCTAAACAGAACTTCAACGATGTGACAACCAACTTGAGTGTCACAGAGTGCGACGTCTCTTCTCTGTCTGTTTACGGAACCTATGTGCTAAGGGTCAGGGCAGAGTGGGAAGATGAGCGCTCGAACTGGGCAGTCGTCAGATTCAAGCCAATGGCTGACA CGATCATTGGGCCACCCAATGTGAACGTGAAGTCTGAGTCGGGGACTCTGCACGTGGACTTCACGGGCCCAGTTGCTGACCATGAGCATGACAAGTGGTCTCTAAAGCAATATTACGGCTCATGGAATTACCGAATACTGTACTGGAAGAAAGGCAGCAATAAAAAG GTAATTCACATAGATACTAAGCATAACTCGGAAATATTATCTCAGTTGGAGCCGTGGACGATATATTGTATTCAAGTGCAAGCAGTTATTCCTGAGTGGAACAAAACAGGAGAACTGAGTGAAGAGCTTTGTGAGCAGACCACCCACAATG GTGTAACTCCTGTGTGGATAGTTGTGACTGTTCTTCTAGGATCGATGCTGGCTGTTATAATATctgttcctgtttgtttcttttccttttggtatCTATACCGATTCACCAAGCATGTTTTCTGCCCTTCATATATTTTCCCACAACACTTGAAAGAG TTTTTGAGCAAGCCTCCTAGTGGTTCGCAGTTTTTTTCGCCAGTTCCACAAGAAGAGCATCATTTTCATGACTGGCTCACTGTCATTTCAGAAGAACCTAAAAGTCAAAGTGATGAGACTGTGGAAGAAGCCAGAGAAACAACAGAACGCCATCAGGACTCTGAACAACAAGTTTCTGATTCAGAAATACCACCACCTTTGGAAAGGGACTAA